Proteins co-encoded in one Leucoraja erinacea ecotype New England unplaced genomic scaffold, Leri_hhj_1 Leri_114S, whole genome shotgun sequence genomic window:
- the LOC129715381 gene encoding zinc finger protein 239-like, translating to MEHHLTGHNKEKRYGCDVCGKAWQSPSQLEIHRRVHTGERPFDCSECGKNFISSGHLLHHNSVHSSERPFTCSDCGKSFKMVKHLKVHRRVHTGEKPYVCSTCSKSFTQLSELQAHRRVHSSERPFTCSDCGKGFKSSPDLKRHMRLHTDERPYTCSNCGRGFTDSSHLLKHQRTHTGERPYTCAQCGKGFTQSSHLLEHQRTHTGERPYTCAQCGKGFTRSTYLLSHQRVHAADHPVPSPVCGDRFAMASQALPH from the coding sequence atggagcaCCActtgacggggcacaacaaggagaagcgttatgggTGCGACGTGTGCggcaaggcctggcagagcccgagccagctggagatccaccggcgggtgcacacgggagaacgccccttcgactgctcaGAGTGCGGCAAGAACTTCATCAGCTCCGGCCACCTGCTACATCACAACAGCGTGCACTCCAGCGAGAGGccattcacctgctccgactgcggcaagagtTTCAAGATGGTGAAACATCTGAAggtgcaccggcgggtgcacacgggcgagaagccctatgtcTGCTCCACTTGCAGCAAGAGCTTTACCCAGTTGTCGGAGCTGCAGgcgcaccggcgggtgcacagcagtgagcggcccttcacctgctccgactgcggcaaaggcttcaagtcgtcgccGGACCTGAAGAGGCACATGCGCCTGCACACTgacgagcggccctacacctgcagcaacTGCGGCCGGGGCTTCACCGACTCCAGCCACTTGCTCAAGcatcagcgcacccacaccggcgagcgtccctacacctgtgcccagtgcggcaagggcttcacccagtccagtcacctgctggagcaccagcgcacccacactggcgagcgcccctatacctgcgcccagtgcggcaagggcttcacccgctccacctatctgctgtcccaccagcgggtgcacgccgcCGACCATCCtgtccccagcccggtgtgtggagatcgctttgccatggcctcccaaGCCCTGCCTCACTAG